A stretch of the Lactuca sativa cultivar Salinas chromosome 9, Lsat_Salinas_v11, whole genome shotgun sequence genome encodes the following:
- the LOC111895889 gene encoding cytochrome b561 and DOMON domain-containing protein At5g35735, whose amino-acid sequence MGKVIHFLFCILISNSILSLAQEDCSSYNFRNNEIYATCVSLPVQNSNLHWNYHPTNGTVDVAYRHTGVSTSTWVAWALNLNGSGMLGAQALVALPNSNGSVQGYTSAVTSYGTGLQQSPLNFAVPAIRAERLNGDVLIHATLVLPGGRTSFNQVWQSGPVSNGAPGAHALGSENRNSLGTVDFITGQTGAGAAVGGSLLHRRNTHGVLNAVSWGILMPMGAMVARYVKVFKVANPAWFYIHIACQATAYGVGVAGWGTGLKLGSDSEGIKYTSHRNIGITLFVLGTLQVFALLLRPKPDNKYRKYWNIYHGGVGYTVIILAIINVFKGLDILDPEKKWKHAYIGVLISLGAIAAILEAFTWFIVLNRKKEEKQVNGAHGANGYGHSHGQPA is encoded by the exons atgGGAAAAGTTATTCACTTTCTTTTTTGCATTTTGATATCCAATTCGATCTTATCTTTAGCTCAAGAAGATTGTAGTTCTTATAACTTCAGAAACAACGAAATCTATGCAACGTGTGTGAGTTTACCTGTTCAAAACTCGAATCTTCACTGGAACTACCACCCGACCAATGGCACCGTGGATGTGGCTTACCGGCACACCGGAGTTTCAACGTCGACGTGGGTGGCTTGGGCTCTAAACTTAAACGGGTCGGGTATGCTTGGAGCTCAAGCTCTTGTTGCTTTACCCAACTCAAACGGATCCGTTCAAGGCTATACATCGGCAGTTACCAGCTACGGCACGGGGCTGCAACAGTCTCCGTTGAACTTCGCCGTGCCGGCTATCAGGGCGGAGAGGTTGAACGGCGATGTTTTGATTCATGCGACTTTGGTTTTGCCTGGTGGGAGAACGAGTTTCAATCAGGTTTGGCAGTCGGGTCCGGTTTCTAACGGAGCTCCGGGTGCTCATGCTTTGGGTTCTGAGAATCGAAACTCGTTAGGAACGGTGGATTTCATCACAGGTCAGACCGGTGCCGGCGCTGCGGTTGGTGGTTCACTCCTTCATCGGAGAAAC ACGCATGGAGTGTTAAACGCTGTGAGTTGGGGAATACTTATGCCGATGGGAGCCATGGTGGCGCGTTACGTGAAAGTATTCAAGGTCGCTAATCCCGCCTGGTTTTACATTCACATCGCCTGTCAAGCCACCGCCTACGGCGTCGGAGTTGCCGGATGGGGTACCGGACTGAAACTCGGCAGCGACTCCGAGGGTATCAAGTACACTTCTCACCGGAACATCGGGATCACCCTCTTTGTCCTCGGAACTCTACAGGTATTTGCACTGCTGTTGAGGCCGAAGCCAGATAACAAATACAGGAAGTATTGGAACATCTACCATGGCGGCGTTGGGTACACCGTCATCATTCTCGCAATCATCAACGTCTTTAAAGGACTCGATATTTTGGATCCGGAGAAGAAATGGAAGCATGCTTACATCGGTGTTCTTATATCCCTTGGCGCCATTGCAGCCATCTTGGAAGCTTTTACGTGGTTCATTGTTTTGAATAGGAAGAAAGAGGAGAAGCAGGTGAACGGCGCTCATGGAGCGAACGGTTATGGTCACAGCCATGGGCAGCCGGCGTAA